Proteins encoded in a region of the Flavobacterium sp. MDT1-60 genome:
- a CDS encoding DUF58 domain-containing protein, producing the protein MKIESEIEKVSSFQHLEMLANQVVEGFISGMHKSPFHGFSAEFAEHKVYNAGESTKHIDWKLFAKTDRLYTKRFEEETNLRCHLIVDNSSSMHYPELKSNQPFYEKKIGFAVLASAVLMNILKKQRDAVGLSVFSDSYEYYAPEKGSDRHHRMLLNKLEQLLEQPKVKKSTDTITYLHQIAEKMHRRSMIILFTDMFQSEDDEKLFNALQHLKHNKHKVVLFHVVDHETELKFDFDNTPRKFIDVESGEEVSIFADNVKVEYEKRAEAYFKNLALTCAKNQIKYVPVNVGDNFEKILTTYLVEKQNFG; encoded by the coding sequence ATGAAAATTGAATCGGAAATAGAGAAAGTCTCCAGTTTTCAGCATCTTGAAATGCTGGCGAATCAGGTTGTAGAAGGTTTTATATCCGGAATGCACAAGAGTCCGTTTCATGGCTTTTCGGCTGAATTTGCTGAGCATAAAGTCTATAATGCCGGAGAAAGTACCAAACATATTGATTGGAAGTTATTTGCCAAAACCGATCGTTTGTACACGAAGCGTTTTGAGGAAGAAACCAATTTACGCTGTCATCTTATTGTCGATAATTCGTCGTCGATGCATTATCCCGAATTAAAATCGAATCAGCCTTTTTACGAAAAGAAGATTGGTTTTGCGGTTTTGGCTTCGGCCGTTTTAATGAACATTTTAAAGAAACAGCGCGATGCTGTTGGTTTAAGCGTTTTCTCAGATAGCTACGAATATTACGCTCCCGAAAAAGGAAGCGATCGCCATCATAGAATGTTGCTCAATAAACTGGAGCAATTGTTAGAACAGCCCAAAGTCAAAAAAAGCACCGATACGATTACCTATTTGCATCAGATTGCGGAGAAAATGCACCGCCGTTCGATGATTATTCTGTTTACGGATATGTTTCAGTCAGAAGACGATGAAAAGCTTTTTAATGCCTTGCAACATCTTAAACACAACAAACATAAAGTAGTTTTGTTTCATGTGGTTGATCATGAAACGGAGCTAAAATTCGATTTTGATAACACACCAAGGAAGTTTATCGACGTAGAATCAGGTGAAGAAGTGTCGATTTTTGCTGATAATGTAAAAGTGGAATATGAAAAAAGGGCAGAAGCGTACTTTAAAAACCTGGCTTTAACCTGTGCCAAGAACCAAATTAAGTACGTTCCGGTGAATGTTGGCGATAATTTCGAAAAAATCCTGACTACATATTTAGTTGAAAAACAAAACTTTGGCTAA
- a CDS encoding dipeptidase, giving the protein MENIKAYVQQHKDRFINELIELLKIPSVSADTAYSQDVIDTAEAVKESLSKAGCDFVETCDTPGYPIIYGEKIIDPKLPTVLVYGHYDVQPPDPMELWTSPPFEPVIKTTEIHPEGAIFARGACDDKGQMYMHVKALEYMVQSNTLPCNVKFMIEGEEEVGSASLAWFVERNQEKLKNDVILISDTGMISNQQPSITTGLRGLSYVEVEVTGPNRDLHSGLYGGAVANPINILAKMIASLHDEDNHITIPGFYDKVQELSTEERAEMAKAPFSLEKYKKALDLNDVYGEKGYVTNERNSIRPTLDVNGIWGGYQGEGAKTVIASKAFAKISMRLVPNQDWHEITELFTKHFTSIAPAGVTVKVTPHHGGQGYVTPIDSVGYQAANKAYTETFGVPAIPVRSGGSIPIVALFEKELKSKTILMGFGLDSDAIHSPNEHFGIFNYLKGIETIPLFYKYFVELSK; this is encoded by the coding sequence ATGGAAAACATTAAGGCATACGTTCAACAACATAAAGATCGGTTTATCAATGAATTGATCGAATTATTAAAAATTCCGTCAGTAAGTGCCGACACCGCATATTCGCAAGATGTTATCGACACAGCAGAGGCTGTGAAAGAAAGTTTATCAAAAGCAGGCTGCGATTTTGTCGAAACTTGCGACACTCCGGGTTATCCAATTATTTATGGAGAGAAAATAATCGACCCAAAATTACCTACCGTTTTAGTTTACGGACATTATGATGTTCAGCCACCAGATCCAATGGAATTATGGACATCGCCACCATTTGAACCTGTTATCAAAACAACCGAAATTCATCCCGAAGGAGCCATTTTCGCGCGTGGTGCCTGCGATGACAAAGGCCAAATGTACATGCACGTAAAAGCGTTAGAATATATGGTACAAAGCAACACTCTGCCTTGTAACGTAAAATTCATGATTGAAGGAGAAGAAGAAGTAGGATCGGCAAGTTTAGCCTGGTTTGTAGAACGCAATCAGGAAAAACTAAAAAACGACGTGATTTTAATTTCAGATACTGGAATGATTTCGAATCAACAACCGTCAATTACGACAGGTTTAAGAGGTTTGAGTTATGTTGAGGTTGAAGTTACAGGTCCGAATCGCGATTTGCATTCAGGTTTATACGGTGGAGCTGTGGCGAACCCAATTAATATTTTGGCAAAAATGATTGCTTCATTACACGACGAAGACAATCATATTACGATTCCGGGTTTCTACGATAAAGTTCAGGAATTATCGACTGAAGAAAGAGCTGAAATGGCAAAAGCACCTTTCAGTTTAGAAAAATATAAAAAAGCGTTAGACCTAAACGATGTTTACGGCGAAAAAGGCTATGTAACCAACGAACGCAACTCGATTCGTCCAACGTTAGACGTAAACGGAATTTGGGGTGGTTACCAGGGCGAAGGAGCAAAAACGGTTATTGCGAGCAAAGCTTTTGCTAAAATCTCCATGCGTTTGGTTCCAAATCAGGATTGGCATGAAATTACAGAACTTTTTACTAAACATTTCACAAGCATTGCACCGGCCGGAGTTACGGTAAAAGTGACGCCGCACCACGGAGGTCAGGGTTATGTAACGCCAATTGACAGTGTTGGATATCAGGCAGCCAATAAAGCATACACAGAAACGTTTGGAGTTCCTGCAATTCCGGTTCGTTCAGGAGGTAGTATTCCGATTGTAGCTTTGTTCGAAAAAGAACTGAAAAGCAAAACCATTTTGATGGGATTCGGATTAGATTCTGATGCAATTCACTCACCAAACGAGCATTTCGGAATCTTCAATTACTTAAAAGGAATTGAAACTATTCCGTTGTTTTACAAGTATTTTGTGGAATTAAGTAAATAA
- a CDS encoding HAD family phosphatase encodes MKQQCVIFDMDGVICHTNPHHAKAFEAFFDKYEIRHSEQEFEEHMYGKHNGYIMTHFFKRPITGEELTKLEDEKEGMFREVYKDKVETIPHYLDFLNELKSRGFKTAVATSAPRANLDLIISTLKIADKMDSMMSSEDVKAHKPNPEVYLESAKRVGVAPSDCIVFEDSFSGVTAGLNAGMKVVGVLSTHTKEQLPPCDFYINDYSEVNVDKIIELLKG; translated from the coding sequence ATGAAGCAGCAATGTGTTATTTTTGATATGGACGGCGTGATTTGTCACACCAATCCACATCATGCAAAAGCTTTCGAGGCATTTTTCGATAAATATGAAATTCGGCATTCAGAACAAGAGTTTGAAGAACATATGTACGGAAAACATAATGGTTATATAATGACGCATTTCTTCAAGCGTCCCATTACCGGAGAAGAGCTAACAAAACTGGAAGACGAAAAAGAGGGAATGTTTCGTGAAGTTTATAAAGACAAAGTCGAAACGATTCCGCATTATCTGGATTTTTTAAACGAATTGAAATCCCGAGGTTTTAAAACCGCTGTTGCTACATCGGCACCGCGCGCGAATCTTGACCTGATCATAAGTACATTAAAAATCGCAGACAAAATGGATTCGATGATGTCAAGCGAAGATGTGAAAGCGCATAAACCAAATCCGGAAGTTTATTTAGAATCTGCCAAACGTGTTGGTGTTGCTCCATCAGACTGTATTGTTTTCGAAGATTCTTTTTCGGGCGTTACAGCGGGCTTAAATGCCGGAATGAAAGTGGTTGGTGTTTTGAGTACGCATACAAAAGAACAATTACCTCCGTGTGACTTTTATATTAATGATTATAGTGAGGTGAATGTGGATAAGATAATAGAGTTGTTGAAGGGATAA
- a CDS encoding DUF1080 domain-containing protein, whose amino-acid sequence MFKKSSFAIIVLFILSSCAVQQKNLEISDWYAFTKTNTAQQEPSTVYEFADGMIRMHGNDNSCLMTKKSHKNFELTLEYRWNLEEKYKTTSTKNSGVMYNIPLDASDKIWPKGIQFQIKENTTGDFIFLDQVTAKVNGKLIEAGASVVSPKFLANENPYGEWNSVVIKSFNGKITQYLNGKLVNECTDASSIEGKISLNYERSPIDFRNITIKEISKE is encoded by the coding sequence ATGTTCAAAAAATCATCTTTTGCTATTATTGTTCTTTTTATTTTAAGTTCCTGTGCCGTTCAGCAAAAAAACTTAGAAATAAGCGATTGGTACGCTTTTACAAAAACAAATACAGCACAACAGGAACCATCAACAGTGTATGAGTTCGCAGACGGAATGATTCGCATGCATGGAAATGACAATAGCTGTTTGATGACCAAAAAAAGCCATAAAAATTTTGAACTCACCTTAGAATACAGATGGAATTTGGAAGAAAAATACAAAACAACCAGCACAAAAAACAGCGGTGTAATGTATAATATTCCTTTAGACGCCTCTGACAAAATCTGGCCAAAAGGAATCCAATTTCAAATAAAAGAAAACACTACTGGTGATTTTATCTTTTTGGATCAGGTAACGGCAAAAGTAAATGGAAAATTAATTGAAGCCGGTGCAAGTGTTGTTTCTCCAAAGTTTTTAGCCAACGAGAATCCGTATGGTGAATGGAATTCTGTTGTTATTAAATCTTTCAACGGAAAAATCACGCAATATTTAAATGGCAAATTGGTAAATGAGTGTACGGATGCTTCTTCGATAGAAGGTAAAATTTCTTTGAATTATGAGCGCTCGCCGATTGATTTTAGGAATATTACGATAAAAGAGATTTCGAAAGAATAA
- a CDS encoding energy transducer TonB: protein MAQKLTNKSDVKEKDLYMMADIENMPEFPGGLPEFYKFIGSNFKTPTDAVKNKIEGKAYMQFIIEKDGSLSDIKTLKDAGYGIGDEVIRVLKLSPKWTAATYQGSPVRVMYSLPITIQAAK, encoded by the coding sequence ATGGCTCAGAAATTAACTAATAAATCTGATGTTAAAGAAAAAGATCTTTACATGATGGCTGATATTGAAAATATGCCTGAATTTCCAGGAGGCCTTCCTGAGTTCTATAAATTCATTGGTTCTAACTTTAAAACACCAACGGATGCCGTGAAAAATAAAATTGAAGGAAAAGCATACATGCAATTCATCATTGAAAAAGATGGAAGTTTATCTGATATTAAAACCTTAAAAGATGCCGGATACGGAATAGGTGATGAGGTAATTCGAGTTTTAAAACTTAGCCCGAAATGGACCGCTGCAACTTATCAGGGAAGTCCTGTTCGGGTAATGTATAGTTTGCCAATAACGATTCAGGCAGCAAAATAA
- the pckA gene encoding phosphoenolpyruvate carboxykinase (ATP): MDTNTLFSQSISLNGLGIENAKVHYQLSADELHAITVQSGQGVENATGALAINTGEFTGRSPQDRFIVKDSITEDKVWWGNVNIPFSSEAFEKLYNKVTQFLSNKEVFVRDSYVCADANYRLNVRVVTETAWSNLFCYNMFLRPEESELANFTPEWTVICAPSFMADPAVDGTRQSNFAILDFTKKVALIGGTGYTGEMKKGIFSALNFILPVFENTLPMHCSANVGEGGDTAIFFGLSGTGKTTLSADPARKLIGDDEHGWTAENTVFNFEGGCYAKVINLSEENEPDIFRAIKKGALLENVVFKAGTNEVDYDDVSITQNTRVSYPITHIDNIQPGSIGHNPKNIFFLTADSFGILPPISKLTPGQAAYHFISGYTAKVAGTEAGVTEPQPNFSACFGAPFMPLHPTRYAEMLTKKMKDANVKVWLINTGWTGGAYGTGSRMKLKYTRAMITAALNGELDNVEYKNHAVFGIAKPQSCPNVPSEILNPRNTWENPELYDKKAIELAQKFKANFAKFEEFANEEILAGAPKTE; the protein is encoded by the coding sequence ATGGACACTAACACACTTTTCTCGCAATCGATTTCGTTAAACGGATTAGGAATTGAAAATGCTAAAGTTCACTATCAATTATCTGCGGATGAACTGCATGCTATTACAGTGCAATCAGGACAAGGTGTCGAAAACGCTACAGGCGCATTGGCGATCAATACAGGCGAGTTTACAGGACGTTCTCCACAGGATCGTTTTATTGTAAAAGATAGTATTACTGAAGATAAAGTTTGGTGGGGAAATGTAAATATTCCGTTTTCATCAGAAGCTTTTGAAAAATTATATAATAAAGTAACGCAGTTTTTATCAAATAAAGAAGTATTTGTACGCGATTCATACGTTTGTGCAGATGCCAATTACAGATTAAATGTTCGAGTAGTAACAGAAACGGCCTGGTCGAATTTGTTTTGCTACAATATGTTTTTAAGACCAGAAGAGTCTGAATTAGCCAACTTTACTCCGGAATGGACTGTAATTTGTGCGCCAAGTTTTATGGCAGATCCTGCTGTAGACGGAACACGTCAGTCTAATTTTGCGATTTTAGATTTTACTAAAAAAGTAGCTCTTATTGGCGGAACAGGATATACAGGAGAAATGAAAAAAGGTATTTTCTCAGCCTTGAATTTCATTTTGCCGGTTTTCGAAAATACATTACCAATGCACTGCAGCGCCAATGTTGGTGAAGGTGGTGATACTGCCATTTTCTTCGGATTATCAGGAACAGGAAAAACAACTTTATCTGCAGACCCTGCACGTAAATTAATTGGTGACGACGAGCACGGATGGACTGCTGAAAACACTGTTTTTAACTTTGAAGGCGGTTGTTATGCAAAAGTGATTAATTTATCTGAAGAAAATGAACCGGACATTTTTAGAGCAATCAAAAAAGGAGCGCTTTTAGAAAATGTGGTTTTCAAAGCGGGAACAAACGAAGTTGATTATGATGATGTTTCGATCACTCAAAATACACGTGTAAGTTACCCAATAACACATATTGATAATATTCAGCCAGGTTCTATTGGCCACAATCCTAAAAATATATTTTTCTTAACGGCGGATTCTTTCGGAATTTTGCCTCCAATTTCAAAATTGACTCCAGGTCAGGCTGCTTACCATTTTATTTCAGGATATACTGCAAAAGTTGCCGGAACTGAAGCTGGTGTAACAGAACCACAACCTAACTTTTCAGCTTGTTTTGGAGCGCCATTTATGCCTTTGCACCCAACACGTTATGCAGAAATGCTGACTAAAAAAATGAAAGATGCAAATGTAAAAGTTTGGCTGATCAACACAGGTTGGACAGGCGGAGCCTACGGAACAGGAAGCCGTATGAAATTAAAATACACGCGTGCCATGATTACCGCTGCATTAAACGGAGAATTAGACAACGTAGAATATAAAAATCATGCAGTGTTTGGAATTGCAAAACCACAATCTTGCCCGAATGTTCCAAGCGAAATTTTAAATCCTAGAAATACTTGGGAAAATCCTGAGTTGTACGATAAAAAAGCAATCGAATTGGCTCAAAAATTCAAAGCGAATTTTGCCAAATTTGAAGAGTTTGCAAACGAAGAAATCTTGGCCGGAGCGCCAAAAACGGAATAA
- a CDS encoding GIY-YIG nuclease family protein, whose product MFYVYIIYSKTFDVYYKGFSENIVQRLLYHNENRSKYTSNKGPWELVYSRAFETKKEALIEELRLKKLNRKSLEALIKDQKET is encoded by the coding sequence ATGTTTTACGTTTATATAATTTATTCTAAAACTTTTGATGTTTATTACAAAGGTTTTAGTGAAAATATTGTTCAAAGATTATTGTATCATAATGAAAATAGAAGTAAATATACTTCTAATAAAGGACCATGGGAGTTGGTTTATTCGAGGGCATTTGAAACTAAAAAAGAAGCTTTGATTGAAGAATTGAGATTGAAAAAGTTAAATAGAAAATCACTCGAGGCTTTAATTAAGGATCAGAAAGAAACGTAA
- a CDS encoding saccharopine dehydrogenase family protein has product MRSILIIGAGRSASSLIRYLLSKSESENLHLIVADLSLALAEKKTENHPNATPIALNIFDTDERKAAIEKASIVISMLPAHLHIEIAKDCLQFKKHLVTASYISDAMQALDEEAKKNNLIFMNEIGLDPGIDHMSAMKVIDEIRSKGGNMLLFESFCGGLVAPESDNNLWNYKFTWAPRNVVLAGQGGAAKFIQEGTYKYIPYGTLFRRTEFLEVEEYGKFEAYSNRDSLKYRSIYGLDDILTLYRGTVRRVGFSKAWNMFVQLGMTDDSYIMEDSENMSYRQFTNSFLPYHPTDSVEIKTRLILKIDQDDIMWDKLLELDLFNPDKKVNLPNATPAQILEKILSDSWTLAPDDKDMIVMYHKFGYELYGEKTQIDSKMVCIGDDQTYTAMAKTVGLPVAIATLLILNGKITTPGVQLPIKKEVYLPILKELEEYGVVFNEQTMPYFGYNPDLF; this is encoded by the coding sequence ATGAGAAGCATTTTAATTATCGGAGCCGGAAGATCAGCCTCTTCCTTGATACGTTATTTACTATCAAAATCAGAAAGCGAAAATCTACATCTTATTGTAGCCGACTTATCATTGGCTTTAGCCGAAAAAAAGACAGAAAACCATCCTAATGCTACTCCAATTGCTTTAAACATATTTGATACCGACGAAAGAAAAGCCGCGATAGAAAAAGCCTCTATCGTGATCTCGATGTTGCCGGCTCATTTACATATAGAAATTGCAAAAGATTGTCTTCAGTTCAAAAAACATCTTGTAACCGCTTCTTATATAAGTGATGCAATGCAGGCACTTGATGAAGAAGCTAAAAAAAACAATCTGATTTTCATGAATGAAATTGGTCTTGATCCCGGGATCGATCATATGAGTGCCATGAAAGTTATTGATGAAATTAGATCAAAGGGCGGAAATATGCTGCTTTTTGAATCGTTTTGTGGCGGCTTGGTAGCCCCGGAATCAGATAATAATTTGTGGAATTACAAATTTACCTGGGCGCCAAGAAATGTAGTATTAGCGGGTCAGGGTGGTGCAGCAAAATTTATCCAGGAAGGTACTTATAAATACATTCCATACGGAACTTTATTTCGTAGAACGGAGTTTCTTGAAGTAGAGGAATACGGTAAATTTGAAGCCTACTCCAACCGTGATTCGCTTAAGTATCGCTCTATTTATGGATTGGATGATATTCTGACTTTATATCGGGGAACGGTCAGAAGAGTTGGTTTTTCGAAAGCCTGGAATATGTTTGTCCAATTAGGTATGACAGACGACAGTTACATCATGGAAGATTCTGAAAACATGAGTTACCGACAATTTACAAACTCCTTCTTGCCCTATCATCCAACAGATTCTGTTGAAATTAAAACACGATTGATTTTAAAAATTGATCAGGACGATATTATGTGGGACAAACTTTTGGAACTGGATTTATTTAATCCGGACAAAAAAGTGAATTTACCGAATGCCACTCCTGCTCAAATATTAGAAAAAATATTGTCTGACAGCTGGACATTAGCACCAGACGACAAAGATATGATTGTGATGTACCATAAATTCGGTTATGAATTGTATGGTGAGAAAACACAAATCGATTCGAAAATGGTTTGCATTGGAGACGACCAAACCTATACTGCGATGGCAAAAACTGTTGGACTTCCGGTGGCTATAGCTACATTATTGATTTTGAATGGAAAAATCACAACTCCCGGTGTACAGCTTCCTATTAAGAAAGAAGTTTATTTGCCTATTTTAAAAGAATTAGAAGAGTATGGTGTTGTTTTTAACGAACAAACCATGCCTTACTTTGGATATAATCCGGACCTGTTTTAG
- a CDS encoding FRG domain-containing protein translates to MIKARIKSFKDFLNHIEDIELMDYDINLFRGQSSNNPLLPSICRENPRIDTTQIEKKMLADFKRRSPLLIMKTFENDWEWLVYAQHFGLKTRLLDWSSNPLVALWFACQNEYTIKENSYLYILSCDEDLQVDLSKNQSPFDSSSTRILRPNLNNERIVSQSGWFTAHKYSKKSKKFVTLETNSKIKTNLTEIEIPSSIKKDILNKLSLFGVNNRTIFPDINGLSMHLNWKYLVKK, encoded by the coding sequence ATGATAAAAGCTCGTATTAAATCATTCAAAGATTTTTTAAATCACATCGAAGACATTGAATTAATGGATTACGATATTAACCTCTTTCGTGGTCAATCATCCAATAATCCCTTGTTACCTTCAATTTGTAGAGAAAATCCAAGAATTGATACCACACAAATTGAAAAAAAAATGTTAGCGGATTTTAAGCGTCGTTCTCCTTTATTAATCATGAAGACTTTTGAAAACGATTGGGAATGGTTAGTGTATGCTCAACATTTTGGATTGAAAACCAGATTGCTAGATTGGAGCAGTAACCCATTAGTGGCTCTATGGTTTGCTTGTCAAAATGAATATACCATTAAAGAGAACTCATACTTATATATCTTATCATGTGATGAAGATTTACAAGTAGACTTATCAAAAAATCAATCTCCCTTTGACAGTTCTAGCACAAGGATCCTTAGACCTAATTTAAACAATGAAAGAATTGTTTCTCAATCTGGATGGTTCACCGCTCACAAATATTCAAAAAAAAGTAAAAAATTTGTTACTTTGGAGACTAATTCAAAGATAAAAACAAACTTAACAGAGATTGAAATTCCTTCTAGTATAAAAAAAGATATACTTAATAAATTATCATTGTTTGGTGTAAACAATCGAACAATATTTCCAGATATAAATGGTTTAAGTATGCATTTAAATTGGAAATACCTAGTGAAAAAATAG
- a CDS encoding DUF423 domain-containing protein: MKRRIILTGAFIGMLAIILGAFGAHLLKKYLSVEQLVTFETGVRYQMYHAFFLLFLSTRKEFTPKALKTIYNLTVAGVVLFSGSIYLLATKNLTLFDSKIIVFATPFGGLLLILAWLALFVSIFKQKS; encoded by the coding sequence ATGAAAAGAAGGATCATACTCACTGGTGCATTTATTGGAATGTTAGCTATTATTTTGGGAGCTTTTGGAGCACATCTTCTAAAAAAATATTTATCGGTGGAGCAACTGGTTACTTTTGAAACCGGAGTTCGTTACCAAATGTATCATGCTTTCTTTTTGCTTTTTCTTTCAACCCGAAAAGAGTTTACTCCTAAAGCTTTAAAAACAATCTATAATTTAACGGTTGCCGGTGTCGTTCTGTTTAGTGGTTCGATCTATTTATTAGCTACAAAAAACCTTACATTATTCGATTCTAAAATTATCGTATTCGCAACACCTTTCGGCGGTCTTCTATTAATTCTCGCTTGGTTGGCATTATTCGTTAGTATTTTTAAGCAAAAATCATAA
- a CDS encoding phytase, with the protein MKNKSIITFLLLSVLFISCKDDKLAPVSKNAVKPTTVTEALPHDTDDPSIWIHPTDATKSIIVGTDKDTDGGLYAFDLNGKIVGKSEVLKRPNNVDIAYSLLIDGKKVDIAVTTERESNKIRIFSLPDLKPIDNGGIPVFENEELRDPMGIALYTRKSDGKIFAVVGRKSGPSGSYLWQYELSGNGKFATAKVVRKFGSYSGKKEIEAIAVDNELGTILYCDEQFGIRKYKADPALKDNKEMALFGKTGFTADNEGIAIYKKTDSTGYILVSNQQANTFMVYPREGAKGNANNYPLLAEIPTSTIECDGADVTSINLGGKYKNGLFVAMSNGMTFHYYAWDLMQQRIDGKK; encoded by the coding sequence ATGAAAAATAAATCTATAATCACTTTTTTACTTTTAAGTGTTTTATTCATTTCTTGTAAAGATGATAAATTAGCGCCTGTTTCTAAAAATGCAGTTAAACCAACAACGGTTACGGAAGCTTTGCCTCATGATACAGATGATCCTTCAATCTGGATTCATCCAACTGATGCTACAAAAAGTATTATAGTTGGAACCGATAAAGATACCGATGGCGGTTTGTACGCATTTGATTTAAATGGAAAAATTGTCGGTAAATCAGAAGTTTTAAAACGCCCGAATAATGTTGATATCGCTTATAGTTTACTAATTGATGGAAAAAAAGTGGACATTGCTGTTACAACAGAACGTGAAAGCAACAAAATCAGAATCTTCAGTTTGCCTGATTTAAAACCAATTGACAACGGCGGAATTCCCGTTTTTGAAAACGAAGAATTACGCGACCCAATGGGAATTGCATTGTACACACGCAAAAGCGATGGTAAAATTTTTGCCGTTGTAGGCAGAAAATCCGGACCTTCAGGGAGTTATTTATGGCAATATGAACTTTCCGGAAACGGAAAATTTGCAACTGCAAAAGTAGTCCGCAAATTTGGCTCCTATAGCGGAAAGAAAGAAATCGAAGCTATTGCGGTTGATAACGAATTGGGAACTATTTTATATTGTGACGAGCAATTTGGAATCAGAAAATACAAAGCTGATCCTGCATTAAAAGACAATAAAGAAATGGCATTATTCGGAAAAACGGGCTTTACAGCCGATAACGAAGGAATCGCGATTTACAAAAAAACAGATTCTACAGGTTATATTTTAGTATCTAACCAGCAAGCCAATACTTTTATGGTTTATCCGAGAGAAGGTGCAAAAGGCAATGCGAATAATTATCCTTTATTGGCAGAAATTCCAACTTCAACAATTGAATGCGATGGTGCTGATGTTACCAGCATTAATTTGGGAGGAAAATATAAAAACGGACTTTTTGTAGCCATGAGCAACGGAATGACTTTTCATTATTATGCATGGGATTTGATGCAGCAACGTATCGACGGGAAGAAATAG